In one Oscillospiraceae bacterium genomic region, the following are encoded:
- a CDS encoding glucose-1-phosphate adenylyltransferase subunit GlgD, translating to MMNKLHGIIFSYRSNPNLRELTQHRNTCSIPYGGRYRVIDFMLSNMVNANIADVGLIVHTSYQSLLDHVGSGKDWDLSRKHGGLRILPPFGYANKNREGAYRGRMDALAGVYSYLQNIRQDHVVLAGGDIAVNLPIRDIYESHIASGADITAVCTRSPKGDPKESDYFVMGAGGMVSDVLVHPPIPQGCESLEVYIMSKSLLLSLVDHCAAHNVASFSQGVLLPMLGTLKIHPYIFDGYAARLQSVAGYFARSMELLDPAVRQDLFTAERPVKTKDQSNPSTYYGPDSRSASSLVADGCIVEGEVENSILFRGVTVEKGARVQNCVLMQGTTIQAGAVLKYAITDKNVKVNQGRMLMGHSTYPLAIAKNEIV from the coding sequence ATGATGAACAAGCTGCACGGCATCATCTTCTCCTACCGCTCCAACCCCAACCTGCGGGAGCTGACGCAGCACCGCAACACCTGCTCCATCCCCTACGGCGGGCGCTACCGCGTCATCGACTTCATGCTCTCCAACATGGTCAACGCCAACATCGCCGACGTGGGCCTCATCGTCCACACCAGCTACCAGTCCCTGCTGGACCACGTGGGCTCGGGCAAGGACTGGGACCTGTCCCGCAAGCACGGCGGCCTGCGCATCCTGCCCCCCTTCGGCTACGCCAACAAAAACCGCGAGGGGGCCTACCGGGGCCGCATGGACGCCCTGGCCGGGGTGTACTCCTATCTCCAAAACATCCGCCAGGACCACGTGGTGCTGGCCGGGGGCGACATCGCCGTCAACCTGCCCATCCGTGACATCTACGAGTCCCACATCGCCAGCGGCGCGGACATCACCGCCGTGTGCACCCGCTCCCCCAAGGGCGACCCCAAGGAGTCGGACTACTTCGTGATGGGCGCGGGCGGCATGGTCTCCGACGTGCTGGTCCACCCCCCCATCCCCCAGGGCTGCGAGTCCCTGGAGGTCTATATCATGTCCAAGTCCCTGCTCCTGTCCCTGGTGGACCACTGCGCCGCCCACAACGTGGCCTCCTTCAGCCAGGGCGTGCTGCTGCCCATGCTGGGCACGCTGAAAATCCACCCCTACATCTTCGACGGGTACGCCGCCCGGCTCCAGTCGGTGGCGGGGTACTTCGCCCGCAGCATGGAGCTGCTGGACCCGGCGGTGCGGCAGGACCTCTTCACCGCCGAGCGCCCGGTCAAGACCAAGGACCAGTCCAACCCCTCCACCTACTACGGCCCCGACTCCCGCTCGGCCAGCTCCCTGGTGGCCGACGGCTGTATCGTCGAGGGCGAGGTGGAGAACTCCATCCTCTTCCGCGGCGTGACGGTGGAGAAGGGCGCCCGGGTGCAGAACTGCGTGCTCATGCAGGGCACCACCATCCAGGCGGGCGCGGTGCTCAAGTACGCCATCAC